A section of the Haliaeetus albicilla chromosome 6, bHalAlb1.1, whole genome shotgun sequence genome encodes:
- the VGLL3 gene encoding transcription cofactor vestigial-like protein 3 isoform X1: protein MSCSDVAMQQPAPAACGAPRYLTGAAAAPAAGCPQKKLAVYNKMQESLEVTLPSKQEEDEKDQPAEMEYLNSRCVLFTYFQGDIGSVVDEHFSRALSQASSFNPETALTKSKAGLSPLWRESSTISSQRSSFPTSFWTSSYQPPPPPCLSGVHPDFPVTAPGTFPTPDPSSWPGHGLHQTAPPPPPAASESWHYPLAASQVSPSYAHMHDVYMHRHHPHPHVHHHHPSSHRDPRYGSLLMPSVRTARIPAPQCDVTKTDPTAVTSATSAWAGAFHGTVDIVPSFGFDTGLQHQDKSKETSWF, encoded by the exons ATGAGCTGCTCGGACGTGGCCATGCAGCAGCCCGCCCCGGCGGCGTGCGGGGCACCCCGCTATCTGACCGgcgccgcggccgcgcctgCGGCGGGCTGCCCGCAG AAGAAGTTAGCTGTATACAACAAGATGCAGGAGTCTCTGGAAGTGACCCTTCCCAGCAAGCAAGAGGAGGATGAGAAAGACCAGCCTGCCGAGATGGAGTACCTTAACTCTCGCTGCGTCCTTTTCACTTACTTCCAGGGAGACATTGGTTCAGTAGTGGATGAACACTTTTCAAGAGCTTTGAGCCAAGCCAGTAGCTTCAATCCAGAAACTGCCCTTACCAAGAGCAAAGCAGGGCTAAGTCCTCTGTGGAGAG AAAGCTCAACAATTTCAAGCCAAAGGAGCAGTTTCCCAACTTCATTTTGGACCAGCTCTTATCAGCCTCCCCCTCCACCGTGCTTAAGTGGAGTACACCCTGATTTCCCCGTTACTGCACCAGGCACCTTCCCAACACCAGATCCCAGCAGCTGGCCAGGACATGGCCTTCATCAGACtgccccacctcctccccctgctgCATCTGAATCCTGGCATTACCCTTTAGCAGCATCTCAGGTGAGCCCTTCGTATGCACACATGCATGATGTGTACATGCATCGCCATCACCCTCATCCACACGTGCACCATCACCATCCCAGCTCGCACCGTGACCCCAGGTATGGGTCCCTGCTGATGCCTTCAGTCCGCACAGCCAGGATTCCTGCTCCCCAGTGCGACGTGACAAAGACAGATCCCACCGCTGTCACCAGCGCTACCTCAGCATGGGCTGGAGCCTTTCATGGAACGGTGGACATTGTGCCAAGTTTTGGGTTTGACACAG GTCTACAGCATCAGGACAAGAGCAAGGAAACTTCTTGGTTCTGA
- the VGLL3 gene encoding transcription cofactor vestigial-like protein 3 isoform X2 has product MSCSDVAMQQPAPAACGAPRYLTGAAAAPAAGCPQKLAVYNKMQESLEVTLPSKQEEDEKDQPAEMEYLNSRCVLFTYFQGDIGSVVDEHFSRALSQASSFNPETALTKSKAGLSPLWRESSTISSQRSSFPTSFWTSSYQPPPPPCLSGVHPDFPVTAPGTFPTPDPSSWPGHGLHQTAPPPPPAASESWHYPLAASQVSPSYAHMHDVYMHRHHPHPHVHHHHPSSHRDPRYGSLLMPSVRTARIPAPQCDVTKTDPTAVTSATSAWAGAFHGTVDIVPSFGFDTGLQHQDKSKETSWF; this is encoded by the exons ATGAGCTGCTCGGACGTGGCCATGCAGCAGCCCGCCCCGGCGGCGTGCGGGGCACCCCGCTATCTGACCGgcgccgcggccgcgcctgCGGCGGGCTGCCCGCAG AAGTTAGCTGTATACAACAAGATGCAGGAGTCTCTGGAAGTGACCCTTCCCAGCAAGCAAGAGGAGGATGAGAAAGACCAGCCTGCCGAGATGGAGTACCTTAACTCTCGCTGCGTCCTTTTCACTTACTTCCAGGGAGACATTGGTTCAGTAGTGGATGAACACTTTTCAAGAGCTTTGAGCCAAGCCAGTAGCTTCAATCCAGAAACTGCCCTTACCAAGAGCAAAGCAGGGCTAAGTCCTCTGTGGAGAG AAAGCTCAACAATTTCAAGCCAAAGGAGCAGTTTCCCAACTTCATTTTGGACCAGCTCTTATCAGCCTCCCCCTCCACCGTGCTTAAGTGGAGTACACCCTGATTTCCCCGTTACTGCACCAGGCACCTTCCCAACACCAGATCCCAGCAGCTGGCCAGGACATGGCCTTCATCAGACtgccccacctcctccccctgctgCATCTGAATCCTGGCATTACCCTTTAGCAGCATCTCAGGTGAGCCCTTCGTATGCACACATGCATGATGTGTACATGCATCGCCATCACCCTCATCCACACGTGCACCATCACCATCCCAGCTCGCACCGTGACCCCAGGTATGGGTCCCTGCTGATGCCTTCAGTCCGCACAGCCAGGATTCCTGCTCCCCAGTGCGACGTGACAAAGACAGATCCCACCGCTGTCACCAGCGCTACCTCAGCATGGGCTGGAGCCTTTCATGGAACGGTGGACATTGTGCCAAGTTTTGGGTTTGACACAG GTCTACAGCATCAGGACAAGAGCAAGGAAACTTCTTGGTTCTGA
- the VGLL3 gene encoding transcription cofactor vestigial-like protein 3 isoform X3, whose product MREAGEGAPEQRSPKKLAVYNKMQESLEVTLPSKQEEDEKDQPAEMEYLNSRCVLFTYFQGDIGSVVDEHFSRALSQASSFNPETALTKSKAGLSPLWRESSTISSQRSSFPTSFWTSSYQPPPPPCLSGVHPDFPVTAPGTFPTPDPSSWPGHGLHQTAPPPPPAASESWHYPLAASQVSPSYAHMHDVYMHRHHPHPHVHHHHPSSHRDPRYGSLLMPSVRTARIPAPQCDVTKTDPTAVTSATSAWAGAFHGTVDIVPSFGFDTGLQHQDKSKETSWF is encoded by the exons ATGCGGGAAGCCGGTGAGGGTGCCCCAGAGCAGCGCAGCCCG AAGAAGTTAGCTGTATACAACAAGATGCAGGAGTCTCTGGAAGTGACCCTTCCCAGCAAGCAAGAGGAGGATGAGAAAGACCAGCCTGCCGAGATGGAGTACCTTAACTCTCGCTGCGTCCTTTTCACTTACTTCCAGGGAGACATTGGTTCAGTAGTGGATGAACACTTTTCAAGAGCTTTGAGCCAAGCCAGTAGCTTCAATCCAGAAACTGCCCTTACCAAGAGCAAAGCAGGGCTAAGTCCTCTGTGGAGAG AAAGCTCAACAATTTCAAGCCAAAGGAGCAGTTTCCCAACTTCATTTTGGACCAGCTCTTATCAGCCTCCCCCTCCACCGTGCTTAAGTGGAGTACACCCTGATTTCCCCGTTACTGCACCAGGCACCTTCCCAACACCAGATCCCAGCAGCTGGCCAGGACATGGCCTTCATCAGACtgccccacctcctccccctgctgCATCTGAATCCTGGCATTACCCTTTAGCAGCATCTCAGGTGAGCCCTTCGTATGCACACATGCATGATGTGTACATGCATCGCCATCACCCTCATCCACACGTGCACCATCACCATCCCAGCTCGCACCGTGACCCCAGGTATGGGTCCCTGCTGATGCCTTCAGTCCGCACAGCCAGGATTCCTGCTCCCCAGTGCGACGTGACAAAGACAGATCCCACCGCTGTCACCAGCGCTACCTCAGCATGGGCTGGAGCCTTTCATGGAACGGTGGACATTGTGCCAAGTTTTGGGTTTGACACAG GTCTACAGCATCAGGACAAGAGCAAGGAAACTTCTTGGTTCTGA
- the VGLL3 gene encoding transcription cofactor vestigial-like protein 3 isoform X4, translating to MREAGEGAPEQRSPKLAVYNKMQESLEVTLPSKQEEDEKDQPAEMEYLNSRCVLFTYFQGDIGSVVDEHFSRALSQASSFNPETALTKSKAGLSPLWRESSTISSQRSSFPTSFWTSSYQPPPPPCLSGVHPDFPVTAPGTFPTPDPSSWPGHGLHQTAPPPPPAASESWHYPLAASQVSPSYAHMHDVYMHRHHPHPHVHHHHPSSHRDPRYGSLLMPSVRTARIPAPQCDVTKTDPTAVTSATSAWAGAFHGTVDIVPSFGFDTGLQHQDKSKETSWF from the exons ATGCGGGAAGCCGGTGAGGGTGCCCCAGAGCAGCGCAGCCCG AAGTTAGCTGTATACAACAAGATGCAGGAGTCTCTGGAAGTGACCCTTCCCAGCAAGCAAGAGGAGGATGAGAAAGACCAGCCTGCCGAGATGGAGTACCTTAACTCTCGCTGCGTCCTTTTCACTTACTTCCAGGGAGACATTGGTTCAGTAGTGGATGAACACTTTTCAAGAGCTTTGAGCCAAGCCAGTAGCTTCAATCCAGAAACTGCCCTTACCAAGAGCAAAGCAGGGCTAAGTCCTCTGTGGAGAG AAAGCTCAACAATTTCAAGCCAAAGGAGCAGTTTCCCAACTTCATTTTGGACCAGCTCTTATCAGCCTCCCCCTCCACCGTGCTTAAGTGGAGTACACCCTGATTTCCCCGTTACTGCACCAGGCACCTTCCCAACACCAGATCCCAGCAGCTGGCCAGGACATGGCCTTCATCAGACtgccccacctcctccccctgctgCATCTGAATCCTGGCATTACCCTTTAGCAGCATCTCAGGTGAGCCCTTCGTATGCACACATGCATGATGTGTACATGCATCGCCATCACCCTCATCCACACGTGCACCATCACCATCCCAGCTCGCACCGTGACCCCAGGTATGGGTCCCTGCTGATGCCTTCAGTCCGCACAGCCAGGATTCCTGCTCCCCAGTGCGACGTGACAAAGACAGATCCCACCGCTGTCACCAGCGCTACCTCAGCATGGGCTGGAGCCTTTCATGGAACGGTGGACATTGTGCCAAGTTTTGGGTTTGACACAG GTCTACAGCATCAGGACAAGAGCAAGGAAACTTCTTGGTTCTGA